A segment of the Populus alba chromosome 9, ASM523922v2, whole genome shotgun sequence genome:
TCCTCTGCTTGTGACTACAGGGTGTTAATGAACAATCTCCAGACTGTGGACTTGAGATTCCTGACCTACCACCAGAAACTAGCATTCTGGATCAACATGTACAATGCCTGTATCATGCATGTATACTATGAAGCTTTTTTATACTTAACTTATTTTCTTATCTGATCATTTTGGCTAACCTGATGGACAAGTAGTTGTGCAATTTCATCAGATCAGCAACTGCAGAAGATGTCGTACACATGTAGCTGCTGGTCTGATGCAGGAGCAAGCTACTGAGTACACATCAGGATAGCTTTTACACGTTCTTTTGCTCGCTTCTGTTCAAAATCTTGATGTTGTATCTATTTATACAAACATTACAGGGATTTATTCAGTACGGAGTGCCTTCTACACCAGAAAAATTGTTCACATTGATTAACAAGGTAAGGTACATTTACAACTTCTTCCATGACTAGTCAAGTTCCTTGATTGGATTTCCCAGTAAAACACATGCTTTTGTAAGTTAGAAAATCAAAGTAATTGCATAAAACTCTTTACCAAGTTCTGGACAAAGAAAGAGAATCTCAAGAATGCTAAcctaaaatttaaacaattttaaataactGGATTCAGGCAACACTCAACATAGGAGGCAACACCATCAATGCTCAAGCAATAGAGCATTATATTTTGAGGAAGCCAGCATCTTCAAACGAGGTACATTACACTGATGCCCCCTGCCATGGTCTACAAGATTAACTTTTTATATCATACTGGCATGCTTTCCTGGTGTAAATGATCTCCCCACAGGttaatcaaaagaaagaaaaggacgaTAAAGAAGCTGTTGTTCGTAAACTTTATGGACTGGAATCGATGGATCCTAATATCACATTTGCTCTTTGTTGTGGAACTCGTTCATCTCCTGCTGTAAGTTGAATAAATTCCTAATATACCATAGAACTGCTACAGAAAGTGAAATATTTTCCATCACAGACATTATTAGTCTTTGAATCCATCAAGTATTTAAAATTCCCCTGCCTCCATGCATGATCAGAACCCGAACTTGTAATACATGTCAACATTCAGGTAAGAGTGTATACAGCTGAAGGTGTCATAGCTGAGTTGGAGAAATCAAAGTTAGAGTATCTGCAGGCTTCAGTAGTGGTTACTAGCACAAAAAAGATAGCATTCCCTGATCTTCTGCTTCGAAACACGCTTGATTTTGCAATGGACACGGACACGTTAGTTGAATGGGTTTGTCATCACTTACCTACATCTGGGACACTGAGGAAATCAATAGTGGATTGCTTCAGGGGCCATAACAGTGGCAAAATACCCTGCATTACTGTTGAGAAGATACCATATGACTTCGATTTCCAGTATCTATTGGCAATATAGACTCCTTAAATTTTCTAGTTTTCATATCTTTCCCACACGCACACTACTTGTtctccaaaaaagaaaacatggcAGCCTTACTCTTTTTGTGAGTGCTTGCAGATCCCGTTGAagtggatttttctttcttcgaTTCTTTAGtgtttgtattttgaatttgtgttggATATTTAACAAGAGTTGCTGTACGTGGCATGCATGCTTCGTTATTAGAAAGCTATCATATCAAGAAATGATTGGCTTTCTTGGACTGCAAATGACAGTGCAAAATCAACCATACCATTAATATTCCATCAATGAACAGCCAAGCCATCAACTATTCAGTATGACTTCTTTTTTCCATATAAAGTGTTTAGAGATGGCCAATACAATCAGGAAGAACAGATTTCAAATCAACATGATCCAATGATGCGGAAATTTAATTGACTAGACCGGCCAGCACCAGAATTGTCAGGTCCTACCATCCTCGTCAAACTTGGTCAAATAAGTTTAATAATCATTgtgaaaaatatatgaaaacaagaaaaataatgtggACCATTTATGACAAAACAGAATCGACCGTTCTATTGCTCTACAAAACTTGTTTGGAGATggataattatagttattttttaaaatatattttatttaaaaatatattaaaataatattttttttatttttaaaaaattatttttatatcagcgtattaaaatcatctaaaaacatcaaaaaacatattaatttgaagtaacaaaaaaaaataaaaaaaaaattcaatttttttcaaatgcatttttaaaacacaaaaataatcagAACTTATCACTACAAAATCATCTCGCTGTATCTACTTATTAATGCTTAATTCATATTTCATCATTAGCAAGTAGAATATGTGGACAtaattcttgttcttttttattagaaaaagaaagaaagaaaaaaagaaagtggaGGTGATTGGATCCCCTTTGACTCAAAAGCTAGGAAGCATGACATACAAATTAAGGTATATAAATGATACGttaattcttgaaatttattATACTTTTCATCATGGATACTTTACTGACTACCAAGAATAcgtcaattttttattcttattcatatttattttataatctcttgAAGAAGTAGATgataaatatcaaaacaattgtTCAGCATaagaaaactaattaaaatttaagttagtGGCCTAGTCCGATCTTATATAATAGTGTAATTCTCTAATAGATTTATATatctttaatataattaattttatttctaaacatATATGAGTTATTAACATATATAGttcttaacaaaaaatttagatgaagttatttaagaattattaacgTAGAGGTGATTGAATCTTCATGTCAAAAGAGTACCATGTTGCTTGACCAGATGACAGCCCAAGAACTGCGTGAGGTCTTCAAATTACATGTGGTGTGTAGAGCCAATGTAAGCTGGTTGATTATTTAAACATGTTTGAAAGTCTTAGAACTGCCAAggttaatgaagaaaaaactatCGTATTTATCAACAACAGCACCCTCTGGAAATGCCCTGATTCCTTCAAAGATATACTGGATAGCCAGCACATATCAGGAGACAGGCATATGAAAAGGGAGAAGCTTGCTAGATGCAACTCCTTAAGAACCCTACCTTGTCTGGTTGGATGCTCTTACATGGGAAACTAACGCAGGAGTACTTGTCACTCAAAAAAGAACGAATAAGCGTACCAGGAGCTTCACTCAAAGCCCCACGGCTGCGAAGTATCAAGATATAGCTATAGAAAACATGGGCCATCCTATAGAAATTCGAGGGATAAGTTTCTGAAAGTAGGatatcacaagaaaaaaacacaaaacagaCCTGGAGCTACACAAATTGTTTGTCTCGAAGAATCTTTAAAAGGATCTGGTGTTTGAGTTTCATTTGGTCTTTCACACAAGAAAAGGGAACCAAAGAAACATACATCATATTTGGTAAGTAATTTGTTAGCTTTGGTTACATgctttttgtttgtcttttcaAATCATGGTCCTTTTTATAATCTTCCTTCTGAAAAtcattcatagtttttttttttttttaaaaaaaataaattcaaagaaccatcttaatctaaaaaaaataagctattaaatgaaatcataaaatataattatattattctttaatacaaGCTAttcttgaaacttgcatagcaCCTTACATTGTGCAGACTCAAACTTCGTgactatttagttattaaaattctgatatcatatcaaaaaaccatcttaacttaaaaattttaaattattaaataagattttaaaatataatttatattattttctaaaaatttgatctattttgtttttctttttagattgttGTGCTATTCTAATACGTGAAAATATGTTTCTTTAAAAGTCAAGAAACTTCTTCTCTAATTTACATGATAACTTATATCGACTAGTGTGTGCAAATTTGAAGGTTGAAAAATGTGTTTATTTTGTCATATGTTGACTTGGGTTTGAATTCTCTCTTACAAAACTTGAATAATGTTATGCACTTTAAGCTCTGGTTTAGGATTATCGATCTAACAAGAAAAGGttaaaatttgttattataGGTCAACATTGTAATCAAGAAGTGCTAAGTTCAAACCCCGCGGTCAAGAAATATCAATTTAACCCTGCCATTGTCAACCCTATAATTAGAAAGTGCCAATTTTCCAATGCCATGATCAGGAAATTTCTGGTCAACCTTGTAATCAAGAAACACCAAGAAATTCAACCCTGCaatcaagaagaaaagtgaGAAGAACCGTACCATTAagaaatttttaagaaaaaaaaaaagatcaacccTGTCATCAGGAAGAATTTTCAAGAAGCATATAGTTTTCAAACCCCATGATACGgaagtaatatatattttggttctagttaaagggacCGTcaaatgggatctcaggttGACCAAGTTAAAGACAAAGACCAAGGTCCTGGCTAAAGGAGGTGTCTAGATTGTAATTTCAGGTTAATCCAACCGAAGAcaacattttgattttgattaaagaGGATTGCTAGATGGGATCTTAGATTGACCAAGCTAAACACAAAGATCAAGGTTATGGTTAAAAAGGGTCTCTAAattgagatttcaggttaatcCAATTGAAAGTAACATTTTTGTAATGGTTAAAATGAATCACTAAATGGGATCTCAAGTTAACCCAACTGAAAGTAACATCCTGGTTCTGGTAAAAAGGAATGACCaatttgatatttcaaaataaccGAGCTATAAATAGTTTGATCATAGTTCTTGTTAAAGGATAGGTCACCCGTAAAAATAGATCAATGTTTGGATGAGTAGGTCACTCATAAAAATAGACcaatttttggatttaaaatgaACAGGTTACCTATGAAAATAGACTAGTTTTTGAATGAGAAGGTTGCCTATGAAAAATAGACTagtgtttgaattttaaaaaggaCAGATCACCTGTAAAAATAgaccattttttaaatttaaaaatggaTAGgttatctataaaaataaactaatttcaaGATAGCATGGAGGCTTATTGAagttcttttttgaatttaaaaatgacagtatgcccgtgaaaatagaccaatttcaagaaaacataaatcttactgaatttctttttagaaatttcAAAAGGGACAGGTCGCTTATAAAAATATACCAAAgtgtttgaatttgaatagATAAGTAGCCTATAAAAATAGACCGGTTTATTGAATTTCTAAAGAGGAGCAgtcacccataataataagatcatttttttctttagataagTTGGAtcacccaacaaaaaaaatatttacacatACTCTCTCTACATCTATACAACAAAAAAGACTTAACATCCAACAAACGTAAGTGGAGCCGCCGCCCACCCACCAAAAACCCAAATCAAAAACTGAGTAGCGGCCCTCACCCATGGTCTCTCTCCTGTCCACCATTAACCAGCACTAGAAAAAACCAGTAAATACCCACCACACCCTCCTCAACCCGTAACAGTTCTTCAAGGATCATGGTCCTAGCAAACCACTTTTATCTCTTTTACAATGAGCCTTTGTCTTTTAATCTGAAGGGATATTTTCCTAATAGAGAACTGTTTGTTTTACCTTTGGAGAGGCACTTGTATTATCTGCATGTCTGATTCTTATCGTCAAAGCAAAATCACTAAGAGAATCATCGTGCAGGTTCAGCAAGGAGAGAAGCACAAGAATCAAACTCTATCATATCCAAGGAAAAGCATGCCCAACAGCAACATGTCTTGCACTGCATAATAGAGAGATGCACTTGTTTTAGTTTGTTTCGTTTCCAAACCTAgttgactaaattgaaaacataaatcataaaattaaactaactcAATTACAGCGGCTCACCCCTACGGCCCTCATGCACACCACCGCCGTGGCCCATGGGTATGTTCGCTCGCGTGGTTCGATTTTTTGActtgttctttgttttgttttctgacTTTCTAAAAGTCTACTTTATGGTTGGCTGCTTGGCTGGCTGACTTCAAGAAGCATATGGTACTCAACctttatctaattaatttatatccCACCAAACTACTAGCAAGTATAAAAGTCTTACTATtctactccttttcttttctttgtttcacaTTTCAGCTATATAGTTGACCGTGATTACagatttatatggttattaattttagaatttataaaattaattaaaataaacacaaattaacttgaatatctattttaataaaaaaaaataaatgttagttGTCTTCTCGTAAAAAGCACACCATGGAAAGGGATTATGCAGCCTTCCTTGCTGAAATAATAGTTATGTGCTCAAGTCCAATTCCTAAAGATGCTAATGAGAGTGATTGCGGCATCCATTGTTGATATGCACAATGCTTGCTATGAAGGCTTCTCTTGCATTCACATTCACATTCACAATCACAAAGCATTACCTGCAGGTCCATTAAGCTGCTTCCTTCCCACTGATTACACGAGTGACTTGTTGCTGTAAAGCTCCCTGGTTCAACCTCTCgttaaattctatttaataGAAAGAATAGTTTCTATGTATTTGCATCACTTGTTGGTCTTGTTATTCCGTGATAGAAAAACACGAGATAAAaaggtatttaattaaatggatataaaataaatctatgtATCTACACATGTACAAAGACACGTGCTCATAACTATTTCAGTATCTTCTTCCCTGTCTTCACCGATATCTCTTAAGATACGTCGGCTGCTGTTGCGTATGGATGTGAAAGGTCAAAAGAATATTGTTCTAATACTTGCCTCCCCTGAGCATgctttgttataattataaatttattattattattattattattattatggtgaGACACTGTTTCCTTCCGCCTAAATGATGTCTGCAGAGGAAGACAGCGAGGCCATGCTCTCCAGCGAATGCCAGCAATTGCAGATCTCTCAATCCATGTGGGCTTGGGTTTATCTAAcaaatttgttattaattttatcacgTGTATCCGTACAATGATGTCACTTTTTGAGACCgttacttaaaaattaatattatttttatatattggttttaaaaataattttaaaaaataaaaaaaattattttaatatattttagactcaattataaaatttttttttttttgtttttttattggcagTCGGTTAGGCAAATTGACCTTTATCTATACATTAATaaatcaacttaaataaaacaaaaatatcctaAACGTTttacaaaacaattcaaaacaaaattcaacttAAACTATACTTTAAATCAACGAATTCCTAAGATCTAATTTTATAACGTTGCTAAGAAATACTTTTCTTGATTGTTTTGTAAGaactattgttgttattttagcTTGCACAAGTTTTACTTCCATCAATTAAAGTATTTAGATAAATAAAGCAGTCAACTTcatcttgaatttaaattaagtaTATGAACAGTAACACTCcaaaactgaaacaaattaCCGAAATGAATTGACAACCTTAGTCAAAACAGCCCTGCTCCTATCATTATTCTCCACATTAGAAGATTGAAAATCTATTAATATagtaaaattcaaaaccaatataAATAATCCATCATCAACCACTTGTGTCACCATCAAACGTAACAGAAAACAATAAACGACCTAcgagcaaattaaaaaaaaaaaaaaaaaaagacttttttcttcaactcaTGTCTATCCATAGCTAGTTATCTATCGAGGAGCCAAAGAAACCGTAATCTGGTCAGAAAATCTCAAATCTTCAGCCCACTTCCTCGATTCCAAATACCACCTCGAAATCTTCCCTGCCACGCGTCCCATATCTGGTCGCTTATCTGGATCCACTTCCACACAATCTAACCCTACACGTGTCATCTTCTCCGCCACTTCCACGGGGAACGAGTCCTTTAGCCTCCGGTCAATCCACCTCCTCAACCCCCCACGGTCACCAATCGCCGCTCTGGCAGTCTCAATCACCGACTCCCTCATATAATCACCTCTGCTTTTGTCATACTTGTACTTATATGGCTCTTTACCGGACAACAACTCCAATAACACCACCCCAAATGCGTAAACGTCCGATTTCTGGGTTGCTATTCCCGTAGCTTGATATTCCGGCGACATGTATCCTCTCACGCCTTCGAATTGCATGATGCCGCTGTTAGACCTCGCCAACCCTTTCGACCCTTTTagcgaggaagaagaagaagacttgacgacatcatcatcatcatccagtTCAGTGATTTCACCGATcttgctttttttcttcatcatcatctcatTCTCATCGGCTTCTCCACACAACTGGGCACACCCAAAATGGCAGATTTTAGCATTAAAAGACGGCTCTGTGATAATGATACTGCTGCTTTTAATGTGGTTGTGTACCAAACTTATGTTTAAGCCAGTTTTGTTGTGGATGTAATCAAGACCGTACGCAAGATCAGCGGCCACCTGCATTCTTGAAACCCATGTCGAAAGCACTGTGAAGTTAGGGTTTTTAGAATTTCTCAAGCAATTAGAAAGATTTGCGCCGGGAATGAATTCATAAACGAGGTAGATATAATCTCCAGATATGGAAGCTCCTAAGAGCTTTACCACGCTTGAGTGATTACTTCTACAAATTACTGAAAGCTGTTCTTTCAGTTGAGACATTTCAATTTTGCGGCGGAACTTGCGTTGGAAGATGATGGTGTTGTTGTTCCGCAAGTCGCAACGCCAGCAAgcggtggaggaggaggaggaggagtggCGTTTGGACAGGAAGTTGTTGGTGGCTGTACGAATTTCGGAAATGTCGTAGACGTTGGGGTTTTGAGAGAGGGAATCACGGAGGTTGGAAATAGAGGTTCGGTTTGAAAGAGTAGAAGATGTTGTTGTTGTGTAATTAATGGTGTTAGACGTCGAAGGATCTGAGGAGGTAGAAGCGGTGGTGATGGTGGCGGGTCTAGGAGATTGAGTTGGGCGAGTTCTGGGTGATTGAGTTGGACGAGTTCGGGTTGAGACGGGAGTTGGGTCGGACGCGCTGACAGCCATTTTCGTTTTGCACATAAATAATTTGTGATGTTGGATACAAAACTACAAAtaagtaaagaaagaaagacacaGAGGAAAGGTTCTTAGGATGTGGGACGAAAGCGTGTGGGTGGAGAGTATCAATAAAAGACAAAGTTGGAAAAGTAGCACGGAGATGATAAagtatatcttttttaaaaaatggcaaTTGTTCGCCATAAagtaatttttctaaaaaataatttacaagaaaataaattctagaaaaataatttttttttatgttttatagttttataaaaaataaactgaaaattattttttaatgtttagatatatcataaaaaataaattaaaaaataacttttttaatttttttaagttaattaagagaataaaaatgaaatttaatatatataaaaattgaatgaacgaaattttagaaaattataattttataaattatttcaaataaaataaatagtaataaaaataatggagagaaaatatgaaagataaaaaaaaaaaaaaaaaagctaaaagataatgaaattgaaaaaaaaaaattcaatttcatgaattattttagataaaataaatagaaaaaaaaataacaattaaaataataaagatcaaagttgatataaaaattaaattctaaaaaaataaattgaaaacaaaataaaaaagattcaaaataaaatatatagtaataaaaatattgaggacaaatttaaataacaaataataagatatttttgaattttttacaattttaaaagtattttctatttaaaataaaaagaaaaacacttctcgagaaattaaactaatttatttttgaataaaaaatattttgtattgattgataaacaaataataaaatttttaaaatattattttaaaatattgtttttcatataatacAGCAAGTAACAATATCAatgataatcaataaaaatgattaCGGTGTGTGTGTCATTTCAAATGGTACAAATGCTCTTTAGGCAATAGGATAAGGATGAAGTGTgagatcattttatttatttatttttgtgttttaaatgaGTAAATTCGAGTCTATATAAGAGGTCTTAATAGTAAATCCAAAGAGggcataaatttattaatttaactcttATTTTATAGGTGAAATCTGTTTAAGAATCCTAAGTAAACATTAAATCTTCATGTTTTAGAACTTTTTTATTCTCTAACTCAAATATCATCGATAATAGAGTaatcaattaagaaataataaaacataaaattttagcaaagaaaatgacaactagaaaaatcctaaaaattacataaaaaatatctatgatCTATTACAGAGTTTTTTCATTCTCTAACTCAAATATTACTAGTAATAGAGTGATcaactaaaaagaaataaatgaacAAAACTTTAGCGAAGCAATTGATAACtagaaaatcctaaaaattacataaaaagtGATATATGATCATAATATATTCAACTTCTTTGAAAAAATGGATTACACCATCAAACTTTTATCTCAAAATTCTATAaaccaccataaaaaaaaaaaaaaattaattacctctatataagaatataaaattagttCAGGTAGGTATTaagctatttctttttttttttctttacaacctTTTTATCTAAAGTTTCTTACGAGATTTTATATCGTAAACATTATAAAGAATGGGAAATTATCATAACTAATTTTTAGTTTTCCCTCTAAATTTACATTTTTCcttctacaaataaaaaaataatagtaaaaaaatactagCAACTTGGGGAAAGCATGTTAAGAAGGGTTTCAAATATATAGAGGAATCAAGTTGATATTTTGGACAAAGTTGAGAGCTCAATTGTACCCTATTGTATCCAAGATTAAAAGATAATGCAAATTCAATGTTAGATCAAATGATTATCaaacgaatttgcataaaaatttggtgcttgattttgaattttcttaattgaGTTTCTAATTGTCTatcaaattttgatatttatgcaattaagcccttgattttatcaaattaacttttaaaaattataatttaacccttagaattcaatttctttcaattaaagccaAATTGaactcaaaaattattttcttacagTTAAGCCCTTAATAAATCCTATTGAACCTAAAAAATTCCAATTGAGTTCTTAACATCCAATTTTAAAGTATCCCTCCCCAATTCATTTTTCTCTTATCAATAGAATCTTCATTAgtcaaaattgaattataaattctttaatatgtatatttttatcctTCCTAACCagtctttgatattttgttggGCATTCTTCATATTCTTCCCActgagatatattttttatttttttctaattttttcaattatttatattttttttcttttttctcttttttttatatgtggcaccttaaaataaataaccataCTGGTGGTGGCATCGTCGGTGCTATTAGTGGCTAGAATCTTGGAGAGATGAGTATGATGACACTGATGTGTCGAAGacattgttaatgttgaagCACGAGCGACTCTTAATGCCTCTTCACTCCCAATGGATGGGTATTCTTCTCTTCACCAATGTTGATAGCCTTGAACTCATGATGGTGGCTTAT
Coding sequences within it:
- the LOC118034762 gene encoding pto-interacting protein 1, with amino-acid sequence MCKTKMAVSASDPTPVSTRTRPTQSPRTRPTQSPRPATITTASTSSDPSTSNTINYTTTTSSTLSNRTSISNLRDSLSQNPNVYDISEIRTATNNFLSKRHSSSSSSTACWRCDLRNNNTIIFQRKFRRKIEMSQLKEQLSVICRSNHSSVVKLLGASISGDYIYLVYEFIPGANLSNCLRNSKNPNFTVLSTWVSRMQVAADLAYGLDYIHNKTGLNISLVHNHIKSSSIIITEPSFNAKICHFGCAQLCGEADENEMMMKKKSKIGEITELDDDDDVVKSSSSSSLKGSKGLARSNSGIMQFEGVRGYMSPEYQATGIATQKSDVYAFGVVLLELLSGKEPYKYKYDKSRGDYMRESVIETARAAIGDRGGLRRWIDRRLKDSFPVEVAEKMTRVGLDCVEVDPDKRPDMGRVAGKISRWYLESRKWAEDLRFSDQITVSLAPR